One segment of Ferrovum sp. PN-J185 DNA contains the following:
- a CDS encoding D-amino acid aminotransferase, which yields MSNVYLNGQWLPIEQAQISVLDRGFIFGDGVYEVIPVYSRKAFALDAHLQRLDNSLKGIRLAAPLNHDQWRTIIGQLVGEADQEDSSIYLQISRGVAPRDHAFPKNTSATVFAMAKPMAPVPQDWLENGIKVVTHTDDRWLHCDLKTTALLANVLLRQYAVDQGAVECVLIRDGFVTEGAASNIIVVHDNTLLFPPRNNLILPGITYDLIIDLAQQHRLPFKEAPVPQTVLLQASEIMMTSSTREIVPITQIDGKPVGNGQPGPLFKQLLTLYQSLK from the coding sequence ATGAGTAATGTTTATTTAAATGGTCAGTGGCTCCCCATTGAACAAGCACAGATTTCAGTATTAGATCGAGGATTTATTTTTGGTGACGGCGTCTACGAAGTCATTCCCGTTTATAGCAGAAAAGCATTTGCGCTAGATGCTCATTTACAACGCCTTGATAATAGTCTAAAAGGAATACGTCTTGCGGCGCCACTAAATCACGATCAATGGCGAACTATTATTGGTCAGTTGGTAGGAGAAGCTGATCAAGAAGACTCCTCTATCTACTTACAGATTTCTCGAGGAGTTGCTCCACGAGATCATGCTTTCCCTAAAAATACGTCAGCCACGGTATTTGCTATGGCAAAACCCATGGCTCCAGTACCACAAGACTGGCTTGAGAATGGTATTAAAGTTGTGACTCATACTGATGACCGCTGGTTACATTGTGATTTAAAAACCACCGCTTTGTTAGCTAATGTATTATTGCGTCAATACGCAGTCGATCAGGGGGCTGTTGAATGTGTTCTCATTCGTGATGGCTTTGTCACTGAGGGTGCTGCTAGCAACATTATTGTTGTTCATGACAACACCCTTCTTTTCCCGCCAAGAAACAATTTAATTTTGCCTGGCATCACCTACGATCTGATTATTGATCTTGCACAACAACATCGACTTCCCTTTAAAGAAGCCCCTGTTCCTCAAACAGTACTTTTGCAAGCGAGCGAAATCATGATGACATCGAGCACACGTGAAATCGTTCCTATTACCCAAATTGATGGGAAACCAGTAGGCAATGGACAACCAGGCCCTCTGTTCAAACAGTTATTAACTCTCTACCAAAGCTTAAAATAA
- a CDS encoding YbeD family protein yields the protein MTIDFSDESTNPDDPFEFPCEFPIKAMGKTVDGFAQTILEIVLKHAPDFNAASMEMRSSREGKYLSVTCTIRAVSREQLDNLYRELSSHPLVVMVL from the coding sequence ATGACAATAGATTTTTCTGATGAATCAACTAATCCTGATGATCCATTTGAATTCCCTTGTGAGTTTCCAATTAAAGCAATGGGTAAAACGGTAGATGGTTTTGCTCAAACTATTCTTGAGATTGTCCTCAAACATGCTCCAGATTTTAATGCCGCCTCAATGGAAATGCGCAGTAGTAGAGAAGGAAAGTATTTAAGTGTCACTTGTACTATTCGCGCAGTATCGCGTGAGCAATTAGATAACTTATATCGTGAACTGTCTTCTCATCCTTTAGTGGTTATGGTTCTGTAA
- the lipB gene encoding lipoyl(octanoyl) transferase LipB produces MSAHPSLIIRRLPGLTDYQESLESMKRFNQQRQADTCDELWILEHAPVFTLGQAGLMSHLLTNPTHIPVIRSDRGGQITYHGPGQLIFYILLDLKRHQLTVRQLVNTIEEAVIQALKLFQIEAHRVEGAPGIYVDHAKISALGLRIQNGLCRHGFSINVDMDLTPFTFINPCGYEHLATTQVKEWCQDVTKEAVIKAVIIALSSLLRVEAIEHEC; encoded by the coding sequence GTGTCTGCCCATCCTTCTTTAATTATTCGTCGCCTACCAGGACTCACCGACTATCAGGAGTCACTGGAGAGCATGAAACGCTTTAATCAACAGCGTCAGGCTGATACCTGTGATGAGTTATGGATACTTGAACATGCTCCGGTGTTCACCCTAGGGCAAGCGGGGCTGATGAGCCATCTTTTGACTAACCCCACTCACATCCCTGTTATTCGTTCTGATCGTGGCGGGCAAATTACTTACCACGGCCCAGGACAATTAATTTTTTATATTTTATTAGACTTAAAACGTCATCAATTAACTGTAAGACAATTGGTTAACACCATTGAAGAAGCAGTAATTCAAGCATTAAAACTCTTTCAAATTGAAGCTCATCGTGTTGAGGGTGCACCGGGAATTTATGTTGATCATGCTAAAATAAGCGCATTAGGATTACGTATTCAAAATGGTCTGTGCCGGCATGGGTTTTCAATTAATGTCGATATGGATTTAACCCCATTCACGTTTATTAATCCCTGTGGTTATGAACATCTTGCAACAACACAGGTCAAAGAATGGTGTCAGGATGTCACAAAAGAAGCGGTGATTAAAGCTGTTATTATCGCCCTCTCTAGCTTGTTACGTGTGGAGGCAATCGAACATGAGTGTTAA
- the lipA gene encoding lipoyl synthase, with amino-acid sequence MSVKEKGALKTARIPIKIVPQEPLKKPHWIRVKTATSPRFNEIKSLLREQQLHTVCEEASCPNIGECFSKGTATFMIMGDRCTRRCPFCDVGHGLPDPLDTNEPLHLAQSIANLRLNYVVITSVDRDDLRDGGAEHFVRCIEAVRELSPQTQIEVLVPDFRGRLNLALDILGKALPDVMNHNLETVPRLYREARPGADYQHSLKLIKEFKLRHPHIVTKSGLMVGLGETNEEILEVMHDLREHHTDMLTIGQYLQPTLHHLPVKRYVTPDEFEYFSEQAKIMGFQHAACGAMVRSSYHADQQAHAAGI; translated from the coding sequence ATGAGTGTTAAAGAAAAAGGGGCACTTAAAACTGCTCGTATCCCCATCAAAATTGTTCCTCAGGAACCATTAAAAAAACCTCATTGGATTCGCGTTAAAACCGCTACCAGCCCACGTTTTAATGAAATTAAATCATTGTTACGCGAGCAACAACTCCACACTGTTTGTGAAGAAGCCAGTTGCCCCAATATTGGTGAGTGCTTCAGTAAAGGTACTGCTACATTTATGATCATGGGAGACCGCTGTACCAGACGCTGTCCTTTTTGTGACGTGGGGCACGGTTTGCCAGATCCTCTCGATACCAACGAACCTCTTCATTTAGCGCAAAGTATTGCCAACTTACGATTAAATTACGTTGTCATTACCAGTGTTGATCGTGATGATTTACGCGACGGTGGCGCCGAACACTTTGTGCGTTGTATTGAAGCAGTTCGTGAACTGTCACCACAAACCCAAATTGAAGTATTGGTCCCTGATTTTAGGGGGCGTTTAAATCTTGCCTTAGATATTTTAGGCAAAGCCCTACCTGATGTGATGAACCATAATCTAGAAACCGTTCCTCGTCTATATCGTGAAGCACGTCCAGGAGCAGATTATCAGCACTCTTTAAAGTTGATTAAAGAATTCAAACTCCGACATCCCCATATCGTTACTAAGTCAGGATTGATGGTAGGTCTCGGTGAGACCAACGAAGAGATTCTTGAGGTCATGCATGATTTACGAGAGCACCATACCGACATGCTAACTATTGGCCAGTACTTACAACCAACTTTACATCATTTACCTGTGAAGCGTTATGTTACGCCAGATGAATTTGAGTATTTTTCCGAACAAGCAAAGATAATGGGCTTTCAACATGCCGCTTGTGGGGCTATGGTACGCTCAAGTTATCATGCAGATCAACAAGCTCACGCTGCAGGAATTTAG